From the genome of Leptotrichia trevisanii DSM 22070:
ATAACTTTATAGACAAATTTGTAAAAACAGCTGAAAAACTTTTCCCAAATTTATATCTTCACTGGGAAGACTTTGGAAGATTAAATGCGGCAAATATTTTAAATAAATATGAAAATGAAATCGCAACTTTTAACGACGATATACAGGGAACTGGAATTATCACTTTAGCTGGAATCTTAGGCGCATTAAAAATTTCAGTCGAAAAGCTTACTGAGCAAGTTTATATGTGTTTTGGTGCAGGAACTGCTGGAGCTGGAATTGCTAGACGTATTTTTAATGAAATGGTTGCACAGGGTCTTTCTGAAGAAGAAGCAAAAAAGCGGTTTTATCTAGTTGACAGACAAGGCTTATTATTTGAAGACACAGAAGGACTAACTCCAGAACAAACTCCTTTTGCAAGAAAACGAAGCGAATTTACAAATGCAAATGAATTAACTACTTTGGAAGCCGCTGTAAAAGCTGTAAAACCAACTATACTTGTCGGAACTTCCACAGTGCCAAAAACTTTCACAAAGGAAATCGTTCAGGAAATGGCAAAACACACTGCAAGACCAATAATTTTTCCACTTAGCAACCCAACAAGGCTAGCAGAAGCCAGTGCAAAAGATCTTATCGAATGGACAGACGGAAAAGCTCTCGTTGCAACAGGAATACCATCAGACCCAATAGAGCTTAACGGAATCACCTATGAAATTGGACAAGCAAACAATGCTCTAATCTATCCTGGGTTAGGACTTGGAATTATCACAACAAAATCAAAGATTGTAAACGACAAAATAATCTCAGCAGCCGCACATTCACTAGGTGGAATCATCGACACAACAAAACCTGGAGCTGCTGTACTTCCTCCAGTATCAAAACTGACAGAATTTTCTGAAACTGTGGCACTGTCAGTTGGACAAAGCGTACTAGATCAAAAATTAAATACAGAACCCATAAGCGATTTAAAAGAAGCAATAAAAAATGCAAAATGGATTCCTGAATACAAGGAGATGATTTTATGAAAATAGCAATGGCTGGAGATCACGCCGAATTTAATTTAAAAAAAGAAATTAAGGAATTGCTGGAGTCACAAGGTTATAGCGATTGCTGAAAAGCATATTAGAAAAGATGTTTAATTAAAGATTTATTTAACAAAAAACGGAAGTTAATCCCAAAAATAGATTTTCTTCCGCTTTTTTTATAAATTAAAACCAGTAATTAATAACTAGATTAGATATATCAATGTATCTAATTAATTTTCAGATTTAAGCATTTCTAAATGTTAGTAGATAGCCCTAAATCCTATTCCACCTCTGACATTGTTGCCCTTAGTGTCGTATCCAGCATTTACAGTAACTCCAAATCTTGTATTGTCAACTCCGATGTTCAAGTCAAATTTACCATTTCCTCGTCTATCTTCTTTTTCTTTTTCCAAGTTATACCAGTCGGCTGTTGTATATCTTACTTTTGCCCTGTTTCCTTTTTGAAGTTTTCCAATTTCATTTTCGTAAGCTGCTGATAATCCTACTGTCAGATTTGTTCGTACTGCTAATGGTTGAACATATTTGAATTCCATTCCAGCTTCAGGTTTTACTGAGAAATAGTCATTTCCTTTTACTTTCAATCTCATTTGTCCACTGTCTTCTTTTATGCTGTTAAATCTTCCATATTCCATTTTTACTGATCCAAATGGACGTAAATGTGTTCTTTCACTTAATCTTATATCATAGCCTAACTCATTTTTAAGAGCAGCACCATAAGAATGATAAGTAGATTTCGCTTCAAACACATCATCCACTATCCAGAATTTACGTTTCATACTATTAACCCCAGTAAAGACATCTCCAGCAATTGTCCATTGCAATGCTCCGTTATGATCAGTTTTTGGCGACATTGTCTTGAATATTCCGAGTTTAATCATTGTCTGATCTTCTTTTGATTTTCCTAAGTCTTTAAATCTGAATCTGTTTGTTACAGCTCCTGCGTACCATCCGCTTGAGTTACCCATCTTAATTTTTTCATCTTCATGAACATAGGCTACACCATAAGCATTGCTCTTATAATCAATTATTCCCGCTGTATCAGTATTGTATTCATCTCTCGTACCAAATACCTTAATTTTGTTATTTTGTTTAGACGGATTTCTCCATTCATTTCTTAAATATCCAAATTCATTATCCAAAGTATTTCCAGTGGCATTGATTCTTTGTTGAACATTTGCATACTGATGTCCTTTCATTTCATCTACAGCCTGTGTAAAGATATGTTGTTCACCTTTTCCAAGATCATTTAATTTATTAAACAATTCCTTTTCTCTCGTACCAAGCCCTTCAACACCGTATCTTTGTTCCAACCCATTTAAGAAATTATAAGTATTAGGATCCTTTTTACTTACAAAATCTGTATATGGAATTTTAACCAGATATACTTTATCATACAATCCTGTAACCGCTGATTTTGTTGGTATTGCTAACCATGTAAGGCTGCTTGAATTAGTATTTAATACTGTTCCAGTTGTAACTACGTTTGCAAGTGCATCGTTATATGGTTTTATTATATTATCTCCCAATTCTATAGCTTTAGCATTCGTATATCTTGCAGCTTCTGTCCCAAAATATAGGTTAATATCTGTAAGCCCTGCTAAATTACTTAATCCTTGAATAGGATTTGTATATTTTATTCCAGATGTATCAACATACATTCCCACACTTGTTGCTTTAGAACCTGAAGGGAAATTCATAAGTCCTGATTTTGCAAGATCTAATACTGTAACTCCTGAAGGCGACGTAACTGTTACTTCAGTTGCTGAAGGAGAAGCGACATTTGTATCAACTTTTGTTATTGGAACTTTTGCTCCATTTATTGTAACTGTTACTGTAGTTGCCTTTGGTGGAACCTTTATTGTTACACTTCCTTCAACTTTTTCATCAGTTGGCTGTGACTCATAAACATTTCTGAATGATCCCGTATTTACCGCTCCAGGCCCGTCTATACCGTCAGCAGACGCTTCACCTTTATCAGTATAAATTCCTATACCTTTATTTCCGGTAATTTGAATTGTACCATAGTTTTTAAATTTACCTTGATTTGCTACTACAACACCTTTCAAATTATCTCCGTTACCTGTAATAGTACCGTAGTTTTCACCTTCCGCTTCTTGATCTATGTACATACCGATTGTATTTTTACCACTAAGATTAATTATCCCTCCAGCGGCATTAATTGCTTTAGAACCCTTTCCAACTGCATACATTCCTATACTATTTTCTTCTGTTACATTAATTGTGCCTTTATTTATAATAGTTCCTTGATTTCTTGATGAAGTTCCATCATAATAACCTGTTGCCATTCCTATTCCGTATGATTTTGTATTCTTATCAGTTTTACCTACATCAATTGTTGTCCAGTTTGTTGCAGTTCCAGCTGTAGAATACATACCTATATTACCGTTTCCATTTCCAGATTTCAAGTCCATATTTCCATAGTTATCGACTGTTCCAGAAGAGTAGATTCCGTAGTTTCTGTTACCTGTCGCTTTTATTGGAGTATAGTTTTTAATAACTGAAGAATTATTATCAGAATAAGCATAAACAGTTTCATTATCCATAGTTACATTTGAACTTGCGTTTGTAGTCAATGTTCCAGGAGCTTTTATTACGTATCCAAATGTCCAGTCCTTAAGATCCATTTTTGAACCGTTATCGTTTATATTTACAGGATTAGTTCCCGCTGTAAATACTCCAACTGCTTCCTTACCTTTTACACTGGCACTTGTTGTAATTTCAGAACCCGAATCCAATGTTACAGTTCCTGTCCCCGCTGTCCCTTTCGAGAATATTCCAACTCCATTTTGAGCAATTTTAATCTTAGAAGTTCCATAAGCATGTATATTTTCTCCATACATTCCATAAGAACTATCTTTTATATCCAATGTTCCATAGTTATTCAACGTTACACTGTCAGCCGTATACATACCGATATTTGGAACATCCGAAGCAGATGAAAGTACAGAATTCCCTACAGTAATATTTCCAGTTGCCCAGTTTGTCATATTTGAATTATTGATTCCGTACATACCAATTTTTGCATTGCTTCCTGTTTTTAGATCAATAGTTCCATAGTTATTTAATGTGGCTTTATCAGCATACATTCCAACGGATCCAGCTCCAGACATGGTAATTTTACCATTAGCTTTATTTGTAGCAACACTGTCTGCAATGCTTGAAGCACTGTTATTATTTTTTACAAATACACCTTTGGCACCAGTACCGCCCAATGTTATATTTCCATCATTATTTACAGTTGCCTTTCCTTGACCAGCTACTCCTCCAAATTCATTTAATACTGGATTTCCAGCAGCATCTTCCCTATATGCAAGCCCTAAAATACCAATTGAGTTATTTCCGCCTACAGTAATATTTCCACTGTTATTATTAACTTCCGAACCATTTACAGCATAAACTCCCACAGCCTGATCATTCACAGTGTTAGCAGTATCTGTTTCAACATTCAAAGTTCCACTGTTTATATTAATTTTACCAAAGTTTGTATATAGCCCGATTGCTCCAGCACCTGCATCCGTTCTGTCAACCGTTATAGTTTTACCATTGACATTAATTCCTGTTTCCGCATTACTTGCAGCCCCAGTGCTTGAACTGATATTAAGTCCAATAACTGACGAATTTGTTAAATCTCCATTTATAGTTGTCGCATCACTTGTACTTAATACAGCTTTGACATCAGCATTTACATCTAATATACTTCTTTGAATCAAGAAATTACGAACATATTTATAATCATTTGTTGATGAATTAGAAGAGCTTACTGCTAAACTTTTATCTAAATTATTATCAAATGTAAATGATTTTCCATTATTTAATCCTTCTACAACTGCTAATTTATAATTATCTCCCGCTCCTGGACCATTTGTAGTAATATTGCTTGCATTTAAGCCTGAAGCTCCTGATAATGTTGAAACAAAATTACTCAACTTCAATGCATTTGGATTAACAACATTCATTAATATAACATCGTCTGAAGTTATTTTAAATTTAGAATTTAATAACGATACATTTGAGGTATATCCTGTGGAAGTACCTCTTATACCGAATCCTACAGCTTTTCCTGATAATGTAATCTCAGAATCATCTGCATTTATTTTCCCTTTATCATCTGTATAAAGTGCAAATCCTTCACCATCATAATTAATTGTCGAATATTTAACATTTATTTGAGAAACTTTATTACTTGCATTTTGTCCTACTGATGCTACTGCCGAAGCTCCATCTTTTACCGTGATTTTTAACCCTTTAGCTAACGAATCTCCAATTGCATTTATCATTCCACCATTTTTAGCATACAACGCTGTTCCCAATTTACGATCATCACTAGTAATTGTGATTGATGAACCTTTTGTACTACTTCCAGTTGTAGTTCCAGTAAGTGAAGGAGTTCCCTTATTATTATCACCAAACATTACTGTTGCATCGTCAACAAAAACTCCAGTATTATTACCAGTAGAATTTGTTATTGTTTTTGAAGCTGCTTTTAGTTTAATGTCATTCTCTCCATTTAAAACAACTTCTGAGGATCCATTAGCATAAACAACTGTACTTTCTGTTAATTCCTTACCATTCTTATCAGTTGTAATATCTCCTTCCACTGTAACTTTATTTGAATTAGTAGCATATACTGCTGTATTTTTATATCCTGTTGTTATAGCATCTGATAAAGTAGAAGCTGAACCTCCCATTTCTATATCTCCCTTAAAGGAAATTCCTCCACCAGAAGCATATAACCCAACATTCTCTTCCCCACCTAACATACTGATTTTACCTTTATTTGCTGTTACAGCTCCATGATCTATATCTACGTTTCCACTTTTAGTATATATTCCAACTGATTTTCTCGTAAAAGCCTCCATAGTTAATTCAGGAAGTGCTGATTTTAATGTTATATCATTAGTCCCTAGTGCATTTTTAGTAGCATTTTGATAAATTCCTATAACTCCTTCAGTGTATTTATCACTATATCCTGTATCATTAGCAGAACTGTTTGCAGTATAACTTCCACTTAATAGTGAATTTGAAGAAGTATAAGTTAGTAGCTTATTTTGAGATTGATTTCCTATTATAAATCTTGCCTCATTTTTATCATTTCTTGTCCCGTTACCACTGTTGGCATTATAAAGTCCTACCGCATTATCTCCATAAATATTAATTGGTTTTGATAAAATAAAATTAGTATTTGGTGTTACTTGTCCATATGTGTCATTATTTATTGCAACTCCAACATTTTCTTTACCATATAAATTTATTGTTCCTTCATTTATAAATGAAACATCGCCTTGTTCCAGTGTAGAAGGTGTTGACAAATCTTTAGCTGCTGTATATAAGGCTACTGCTCCACCCTGTCCGTATAAAGAAATTTCTCCATTTTTAGAATTAGCATACAAATGTTGATAATCATCATTTCCTGCTAAATCTGGCGAATGAAAAAAAACAATATTATCACTTGTAGTAACATTATTATGATTGTAATTTATTCCTATAATCTTACCATTATTTTCAACGATATTTAATCTTTGATTACCACCATTAACAGTTGTATGAACATATCGTGTTTCCGTTCCTCCAATTTCTACAATTCCATTATTTGTATGATATAATTGTCCATTTGTATTTGCATTCAAATTACTTTTACTCATATAATTTTGAATTCTAGTATATTGATCCGCTGTAATTATATGCCCAGTATTCAAGTCACTAAAAGTTTTTCCTGTCCTTCCTTCCGTTTCCAAATTAATTACAGTTCCCCTATGGTAAGCACCTGATTGAAAAGATGATGAAGGAGTTATTAATGCTATTTTCGTTCCATCTCCAAAATATGAATAAGGTGTGTTTGTCAATGTATTAAAAAACAAATTGCTACTATTTTCACTATTTGTATAATTACTTTTAGGCGAAGTTCCACCATATAGAGCAGCAGCTGTTCCTGGAGTTACACTCGCTCCATTAAATGCGTTAGTTTGTATAGTTCCTGAAAAAGTTCCATTATAAGTATTACCTGAAGTAATGCTTGAATAAGTTTTATATACTTCTCCATTTGCTACAGAAGTTCCTGAAATATCTCCCTTATTATCCATCCAATATGAATAACGAGTATGAGTAGGATCTGCTCCACCAGATGTAAATGATAAAATTAAAGTTCTTGGGGTAACAGGATTAACTACGCCAGGTTCTCCTGGAACTTTCACTATCCTTGTCACAAAATTCGGAAATCCTCCTCCTGCTCCCTGTACTGTAAATGCTGGTGCTACTTTATCTACACTCTTGGGTGTTAGTGCTGCCGATACGTCCATTGCGGCATTTGGCTCTCTTACTAGTCCTAATGTTGTTGCTCCGTATTTTGTTTCGATTTTTCCTGGATAGTTACTTCTGTTTACGATTGAGTCATCTCTTTTGTAAATAAAGCTGTCTATCTTATCCCCTCTACCTCTATAATGTCCATGCCAGTCATTATAAAAATAGTTCATTCCGTATTGCCAGCTGCTCCAAGGTGATTTTGTTACGTGATCCCCCTGTTCCATCAACTGAATTAGCTCAAGGTTTGTTCCTTTGACTAATTTATCAGTTTCTGCTCTCGCACGTTTAAATTCTGTTCGTATCTGCTTTATTGACGTGTTAATTTGTTGCATCTGATTGTTAATTGCAGAATCTTTTTCTGGCGCTGCATATAAACTGCCAGAAGAAATTAATAGTCCATTCAATAAAAAAGCAAATAATACAGAATCTGTGTATTTAAAGTCTTTACATCTTTTGGCAAAGGCTTTTAAGTCTTTTTTTAATTGTAATAAAGTTTTTGACATTGATATTCTCCTTTTCATTTTTTAATTTTGATAATTTAAAATTTAAATTTATAAATTACCAAGTGAAATCTTTTAAATAACAACTGATTTATAATACATATAAAAAGCTGATTTAATAGTGATTTAAGTGATATAGACTTTTTTTACATATTAAAATTAAATATTATTTTCTAAAAAAGTATTCTAATTATATCACACAAAAAAAAGACACACAAATAGTTTTTAGAAAAATAATTTTTTTTAAATCTTGAATTAATAAATTTATTCCATAATAGTTCTATTTTAATCTTGAAACAAAAATTTTGAAAAAGATTTAAATAAAGATACAATTCAACTCCAATTTTAAAGTAGATTTATATATTAATAACAAGGATGTTTTGAAATCTTGTTAAATATTACGTAATTCAAAATTCATAAAATATAATTTTCTCTTTTCAAACGACGAGGTATAGTATAAAAATTACAACAAAAAATAAATTAATTATAATTTTTTATAAAAAAAATACCATCCTATTTCTAAGACAGTATTTCCAAAATATATTATACAATTTTATTACTACGCTTCTACTCTTTCAGGGTAAATGCTTACTCTTTTTTTACCATTTCCGAATTTTTCAAATTTTACATATCCATCAGTTAACGCGAATAAAGTGTAATCTTTTCCTAATTTTGCGTTAGTCCCTGCGTAAAATTTACTTCCTCTTTGTCTTACAATGATGTTTCCAGCTTTTACAGCTTCTCCATCATATTTTTTTACTCCTAAATATTTAGGGTTTGAATCTCTACCATTTCTAGTTGATCCTTGCCCTTTTTTTGAGGCAAATAACTGTAAGTTTAATTTTAATAACATTTTCCAACCTCCTCGATTTCTTTTTCATATTTTATTTCTTGGATTCTTTTCAAATCTTAACTTCTGAACTTAAAATTTATATTTTTATTTCTTTAAGTTTCACAAAATTACTATAACTTTTTGCAACTTCCTTCAAATACGAATACATTGATTCAACCAAAATATCTGCATTTTCTAGTTCATCATCAGTCAATCCAGAATTTTTTAAATCACAGGAAATATACCCATCTTCTTCAGTAAACTTTAGTTTTTTCTTAAGTTTCAAAGTTTCAATAAGTCCATTTACTGTCATTTGTCCTACTGACGAAACAGCTGCACAAATTACATCTTCTCCATATTCTGAAAAATTTGCATGTCCTTTTATTTCAAAATATGTTATTTTATTTTTTTGTCTTTGAATTTCTATTTTTATCATTCAAACCACAACAGCTTTCACAATCTAAATTATATTAAAAAATACAATTAAGCATTGATTGATTTAATTTCAATTGCTGTAAAAGATTGTCTATGCCCTTTTTTTCTGTAGTAAGTTTTTTTGTTATATTTAAAGTTAATTTTTTTATCAGCTTTTCCATGAGATTTAACTGTAGCTACAACTTTAGCTCCTTCTACAACTGGAGTTCCAACTGTTACGTTATCTCCTTCTCCAACTAATAGAACTTCGTTAATTTCGATGTCTGAATCAACATCAGCTGCTAATTTTTCAACTTTTAATACAGTTCCAACTTCTACTTTGTACTGTTTTCCACCTGTTTTAATTACTGCAAACATTTATGTTCACCTCCAAATAATTTATCGCTATCATTGGTATTAGCCACCAATTTTATGCGTATATCTTAATTAGTTTACTATATTTTCACTAATTTGTCAAATTATTTTTATAAATGGCGGAAGTAGAGGGACTCGAACCCACAAGACGTTTAACCGCCCACAGCTTTCCAAGCTGCTGCCATACCATTAGGCGATACTTCCACTTCAAAAAAATAATTACAAACTATTATACTAAACTTATTTATAAAAGTCAATGGATTTGTTTAGCGTATTTTTTATATTTTTGTGTAGGCGTATAGATGCCAATACTTGCTAATAAATTCATTATCACACGGCATCATTTATTTTGATTTTTTCTATAAATATTAAATCCAGTCGCCTGATTTGTCGCCATTATTGTAATATCTGAAATTTGTACGTGTTTTGGCTGGTTTGCAATATAAACTATTGTATTTGCAATATCTTCTGGCTTTAATGCCTCGATCCCTTCATAAACCTTTCTAGCCTCCTCCATATTTCCGTGAAATCTTACATTACTAAAATTAGTTTCCACAATTCCTGGCTGAACAGTCGTTACCTTGATATTTTTATCAATCGTATCAATTCTAATTCCATCGCTCAAAACCTTCACAGCCGATTTAGTCGCACAATACACAGCAGCCCCTGCATAAGCATAAATTCCAGCAGTTGAACCAATATTTATAATGTGCCCCTCATCATTTGCAACCATACTTGGCAAAATCTGTCTTGTAACATACAAAAGCCCCTTTATATTAGTGTCTATCATTCGTTCAATATCCATAATATCATAATCCTGAAATTTATCCAGCCCCAAGGCAAGCCCTGCATTATTTACAAGAATATCCACCTTTTTCACATCATCCAGTATTTTCTTGCTAAATTTCACAACATCATTATACTTTGTAACATCAAGCACAAAAATATACGCATTAGTCCCATATTTTCTATCAATATCAGCCTTTATCTCCTTCAATTTATCCGCATTTCTAGCACACAAAATCACATTGTCCCCATTTTTCGCAAAGGCATAAGCTGTTTCCTTCCCAATTCCACTTGTAGCTCCAGTAATAAAAATATTTCTATTCATAAAAATTCACTCCCTAATATTTGAATTTATCATTATTTATTTTAAAAATGATTTTTTTAATTTATTCAAAATCAAATATACTTTACTTCTATGCTCTATTTCAACAGCTAAAACTATTAATTTATCATCTTGTATTTCAACTATTATCCTGTAATTTTTTAATGGTTTATACTTCCAATATCCTTTTAAATTATGGCTCAAAGCCTCCCCTTTAATTCTTGGATTTTCAGAATTATTTATTTTTTTCAGAAAATCATAAATTTTTCTACTTGTATTTTTATCCATCTTTTGTAATTTTTTTGCTGCATATTTGGATAACAATACTTTATATTTCACTTAAAATCCCATTTCTTTTCCAAAATCTTCAAGAGACGTCATCGGGAATTTTTTTGCCTTTTCTGATAATTTCAGTATTCTTTTTACTTCTGATTTGGAAATTTGTTCATTTTCTTCCATTTTATCTAATTCTTTTGATATTAAGTCATTGATAAAGTTGTTATCGTATTCTAAAACTTCCTTTAACTGTTTTTGTTTCCTTTCATTTAATTCAACATCTATAATCATCGTACTTTCCTCCTAAAATAGATTTTGTAATTTTTTTAGAATTCAAATAATTTTTAAGTTTATTTAAAAATATCCACATTTTTATTATACCACAAAATTTTAATTTAAGTGTTATTTTATGTCCAATTTATTTTTCTGATGAAATTTTTGTCTCAACTTCAGTTTAAAAATCCCTATCCCTTTCTCAATGCTCATTTCCTGCGAAAAATTATACACAAACATATTTGTAAATTTCAAATCCATTTTTTTATTTGAACCCAAATCAACAAACATTTCCAAATTTCTGTAATCACTTTTTTCGAGATAGGATTCAGCCCATTCTACTAAATCTATTATATTCTTTTTATTTTTTTCATACAAATCATCATTTATGCTCTCATTTTCCAAATTATTTCCTGTATTTTCCAAGTTTGAAATAATTTTTCCGATTATTTCCATTTCCACTGTGCTTCTGCTGTTTGCAAGATTTGTATCTTCTGCAAGTCCAATTTTATATTTCACTTCCATAATCTCGTCTTCACTTACATTTATTTCCTTTTTATTTTCCTCATCTGTAATTTTCAATCTATATTTCATTTTTTCTTCCCCTTTATTTTGTTAAAAAACCGCTATTTCATCAATTTTTACTGTTTCATCAACATTTACTACTCCAAAATGATTTTTCCAAAATACTTTTAATTCCATTCCAAACTCTAAAAACAGTAATTCCAAAGTTTTTATCTTTGCAACATTTTCTTTATTTTTTGGTTTATTTATATAAACTATTATTTTATTTTTTTCTGATTTTTGTCTATAAATAAGTGAATCCAGAAAAAAATACTTTATTCCCAATTTAAAGTTTTTCATACAGTTGACACCATTAATTTTTTCGTTATAAATCAAAAGTACTACATATCCCTGTTCTTCCCTATTCAAAATCGAAAAATGCCGTTTTAAGTTTATTCCTAAAGTTCCCTTTTTTATATCCTCCGAAATTTTTTCACAAATAACGTCAATCACTGTCGTCCCACTCACAAAATCAAGTTCCCGTAAGTAATTTATCACATTATTTTCAATATTTTTCTTAAAATTTCTTAAAACAGATATATTTTCCTTTTCTTCTTTAACTATGTTGTTCCTACGTCTAAAACCATTTATTTTAGACTCTTTTTTAGGTACATTCTCCATTGTCAGATTTTTAATTTCAGTATCTTTTTCCAGTTTATTTTCAAACTCGAAAAAATTATCATAATAATTTACTAAACTGGTAAAAATTTTATTAAATCTCACATACGGATTTACTTTTACAGCTTTCTTTTTACCAATTTCATTATTCAAAAAATCTGCATTTACCTCAATATATGCTGAAACACTATTTTCCAGTTCAAATTGCATATTCAGAGGAACTGCCCATATATATTTGTAGCCTTTTTTATTTTTATTCGCCATACAGGTACCCCCTGCATTCAAATTCGTTATAATTGTTCTGAATTTCTGAGATTAAAAAGCTAACCTTGTCTTCTGAATATTCATCAAAATCCTTTATTTCTACAAATAGATTCAATTTCGGCTTTTTATCAGAATACCCTTTTTGAAATTCATTTTTCAAACTCTCATTACAGTCATAGATATTTAAATTTTCTTCAATATTCTCTGTAAAATTAATATCTTTTAGTATGATTTCATCCTTTGTAAATTCATATTCCAAAAAATATTTTTCCAAAAATGCACGGCTTCTAGTATTCGTATTTTTCTTTTGAATTTTATCAATGAAACTCTCATTTCTAAAATTTGTAAAATGAAAATAATTTTCTTGCTTTTCACCATTTTTCTCGTAAATTTCAAGCATTTTTCTGCATTTTTCGATTGGCTTTATTGAAAATACATCCCAAATATCGCCTGTATTTT
Proteins encoded in this window:
- a CDS encoding ribosomal-processing cysteine protease Prp, with product MIKIEIQRQKNKITYFEIKGHANFSEYGEDVICAAVSSVGQMTVNGLIETLKLKKKLKFTEEDGYISCDLKNSGLTDDELENADILVESMYSYLKEVAKSYSNFVKLKEIKI
- the rplU gene encoding 50S ribosomal protein L21 is translated as MFAVIKTGGKQYKVEVGTVLKVEKLAADVDSDIEINEVLLVGEGDNVTVGTPVVEGAKVVATVKSHGKADKKINFKYNKKTYYRKKGHRQSFTAIEIKSINA
- a CDS encoding SDR family NAD(P)-dependent oxidoreductase, which encodes MNRNIFITGATSGIGKETAYAFAKNGDNVILCARNADKLKEIKADIDRKYGTNAYIFVLDVTKYNDVVKFSKKILDDVKKVDILVNNAGLALGLDKFQDYDIMDIERMIDTNIKGLLYVTRQILPSMVANDEGHIINIGSTAGIYAYAGAAVYCATKSAVKVLSDGIRIDTIDKNIKVTTVQPGIVETNFSNVRFHGNMEEARKVYEGIEALKPEDIANTIVYIANQPKHVQISDITIMATNQATGFNIYRKNQNK
- a CDS encoding type II toxin-antitoxin system RelE family toxin, coding for MKYKVLLSKYAAKKLQKMDKNTSRKIYDFLKKINNSENPRIKGEALSHNLKGYWKYKPLKNYRIIVEIQDDKLIVLAVEIEHRSKVYLILNKLKKSFLK